Below is a window of Candidatus Chromulinivoraceae bacterium DNA.
GAATGTCCTACCAATCCCTGCGCTTGACGGTGGTCGTTGGTTTGTAATGACAATTTACCGTTTACGTAAAAAAACGCTCACAAAAGAGCGCGAGGAGCGGATTCAGGGTACCGGCTTCTTGATTTTAATGGCCCTTGTAATAGTGGTAACAATCGCCGATGTTAGTAAACTCTTCAAGTAACAAACAACAATTACTGCGGCTGGTTAAAAAACTAGCGCATAATAAAATTGTGCAGGCCGTCGCACTACCCGCGTGGGTACTTATCGGGTTTGGTGTTGCACTTGTTATTGTGCAGCAGCTAGTCTATATTCTTATAGATTTTGGCGTGAGTTTTGCGAATGTCGATAGTTCAATTATAAATGCAGTGATTGCAGCCGTTATTTATATTGTCAGTATTGCCATCGTAATTGGCGTTCCGTGGTATGTCAGACGCGACTTTATAACTAGAGAAGATCTAGGTATGGCGCGGCTTCCTAATTGGACAGATATCTTTTTATCTCCCGTTGGTTTTATCGTTTACCTGATCGGGTCGGGGCTACTTGTTTATATCGCTTCACAGATTATTCCAGGCTTCAACGCCGACCAAACCCAGTCGACTGGGTTTACCCATCTCATGTACTATTCACAGTACCTCGTCGCGTTCATCACGCTTATTATTGTGGCGCCACTAGCCGAGGAAACACTTTTTAGAGGTTTTCTGTACGGTAAACTACGTAGGATCATGCCAGTATGGGTTGCTATGGTCGTCACCAGCGCACTTTTTGGCTTCGTACATGGCCAGTGGAATGTTGGCGTTGATGTTTTTGCACTTAGCTTAGTGCTTTGTGGTCTGCGTGAGGTAACGGGAAACATCTGGGCGGGTATGTTGCTTCACATGATAAAAAATGGCATAGCATTCTACATCCTCTTTGTGAATCCGATAATGTAAGGTATAATATAGCCTAATGACGGAGATTTCCATTACATTTATCGCTCCCCGTATGCCGGCTCGCCGGTAACTTTGACTTTACTCATATTTTCTATCAATTCGTAATGTAAGCAGGAGCAACAATTATGCGCGTATCACATCTTTTTACTAAAACCAGCAAAACAGCACCAGGGGATGAGGTTGCTAAAAACGCACAACTACTCATTCGCGCAGGCTATGTCTATAAAGTTATGGCTGGTGTTTATGCATATACACCACTCGGTCTTCGGGTTCTCGAAAATATCAAACAGATTGTTCGTGAAGAGATGAATAAAGTTGGCGGACAAGAACTCATCATGACGAACCTACAGCGCAAAGAAACGTGGGAAACAACCACTCGCTGGAGCGATGACGTTGTAGATGTATGGTTTAAAACCAAGCTCAAGGACGATACGGAAGTTGGTCTTGCTTGGTCTCACGAAGAAGCTATTATGGAGATGATGCAGCACTTTGTAAACAGCTACAAAGATCTCCCAATTAGCGTCTACCAGTTCCAAACAAAGCTTCGTAATGAACTTCGAGCTAAGAGTGGTATCATGCGTGGTCGTGAGTTTGTTATGAAAGATATGTACTCGCTCCATACGAGTGCCGAAGATCTTGACGCTTATTATAGTAAAGTAACCGATGCTTACACGCGTATTTATGACCGTCTTGGTCTTGGCGAGGACACCTATGTTACGTTTGCTAGCGGTGGCGCCTTCACTAAGTTCAGTCACGAGTTTCAAACTATCTGTGATGCTGGAGAGGATATTCTCTACGTACACCGCGAGAAAAACATTGCTGTAAACGAAGAAGTTCTCGATGATGCCATTAAGGAGCTTGGTCTTTCAAAAGATGAGCTTGAGCGGGTAAAAAGCGCCGAGGTTGGCAATATCTTCAATTTCGGTACTGAAAAATCTGAACAGATGGGTATCACGTTTACGGGCCAGGATGGCAAAGAACACCCTATTTATCTTGCATCGTATGGTATTGGCATTACTCGTGTTATGGGTGTTATCGTTGAAAAGTTCGCAGATGACAAGGGTATTATTTGGCCAGAGAGCGTTGCGCCAGCAAAAGTCTATCTTGTCCGTATTGGTGGAGCAGAGGCGACTCAACACGCAGACGAGCTCTACAAAGAACTTACTGAAAAGGGAATTGAAGTACTCTACGATGATCGTGATGAGCGTCCGGGTGCGAAATTTGCCGACAGCGAACTTATGGGTATCCCACATCGCGTAACGGTCAGCGATCGACTACTAGCGGAGCATAAGTACGAATATACACCTCGTATAAGTGGTGAAACGGAGGTGTTGACACGTGATGAGCTGCTTGTTAAACTAGGTTGAATTGTAAATCTATGAGTGGGGGTTTACACTATATATAGCGTATTATATTTGAATTGAAGCACTATTCGTAATCGAAAGGTGAAGGGAAAAAATTAGATGAAAAAAACGTATCAGATCACAAGTGAGGGTAGGCAAGAACTAGAGGCTGAGCTTGAAGAGCTCAAGGGTCGTCGCGGTGCGATTGCAGACAAAATTGCTGAAGCTCGTGACTATGGTGACCTGAGCGAAAATGCAGAGTATGATGCTGCCCGCGAAGAGCAGGGTTTAGTAGAAAGCCGCATTGCCGAAATCGAAGACATTCTCCTTAACGCTGAACTTATTAAGAGCAGCAAAAGCTCGCACGTTAGTCTTGGAAGCAAGGTAGAGCTCAAAACTGGTAAGAAGACTGTTGTTTACAACGTCGTTGGTCCTGTGGAGGCTGATCCCCTTGAAGGGAAGATCAGTAACGAATCACCAATCGGTGAAGCACTTATGGGTAAAAAAGTAGGTGACAGCGTCACTATCACCACTCCAAAAGGTGAGATCTCCTACGAGATTGTCTCAATTCACTAATAATCCATAGTAGTCTTTAGAAGTGATGGCGTCTACCGTACTGGTGGCCGTCATTTCTTCATTCGCCCTGTTTTGTAAACTTATGCGAATAGGTTCACTCTTAACTAAGAGTGTCAATTCATTCAAACAATAAAAGACTTTTTTCCGTTAATACGCTATACTGTAACAGATATGGCAACACTGCAGGACTACCGTGACGAGCGGTTAAGAAAATTAGAAGAACTCAAATCAATCGGGGTTAATCCGTACCCAGCGGAAAGTCACCGTACTCATAACGCGGGCGAGATCTCGCCAAAATTTGCCGAGCTTGAAGGTAAGACGGTTACCGTGGCCGGTCGCGTTGTCGGTCTGCGTAAGTTTGGTAAGTTGGCGTTTATTGTGGTCAAAGATTTTAGCGGACAAGTGCAGTTATTCCTTCGTGATGGTGACATGGATATGCTCGACGCTCCTAAAAGTGTCCTTGGTATCAAAGAACTGCCCCTCCTTGATACGGGTGATTTCGTTGAAGCTACAGGTGAAGTTATCAAAACTAAAACTGGTGAGATATCTGTCGGCGTTAA
It encodes the following:
- a CDS encoding aminoacyl--tRNA ligase-related protein yields the protein MRVSHLFTKTSKTAPGDEVAKNAQLLIRAGYVYKVMAGVYAYTPLGLRVLENIKQIVREEMNKVGGQELIMTNLQRKETWETTTRWSDDVVDVWFKTKLKDDTEVGLAWSHEEAIMEMMQHFVNSYKDLPISVYQFQTKLRNELRAKSGIMRGREFVMKDMYSLHTSAEDLDAYYSKVTDAYTRIYDRLGLGEDTYVTFASGGAFTKFSHEFQTICDAGEDILYVHREKNIAVNEEVLDDAIKELGLSKDELERVKSAEVGNIFNFGTEKSEQMGITFTGQDGKEHPIYLASYGIGITRVMGVIVEKFADDKGIIWPESVAPAKVYLVRIGGAEATQHADELYKELTEKGIEVLYDDRDERPGAKFADSELMGIPHRVTVSDRLLAEHKYEYTPRISGETEVLTRDELLVKLG
- a CDS encoding type II CAAX endopeptidase family protein, with amino-acid sequence MLVNSSSNKQQLLRLVKKLAHNKIVQAVALPAWVLIGFGVALVIVQQLVYILIDFGVSFANVDSSIINAVIAAVIYIVSIAIVIGVPWYVRRDFITREDLGMARLPNWTDIFLSPVGFIVYLIGSGLLVYIASQIIPGFNADQTQSTGFTHLMYYSQYLVAFITLIIVAPLAEETLFRGFLYGKLRRIMPVWVAMVVTSALFGFVHGQWNVGVDVFALSLVLCGLREVTGNIWAGMLLHMIKNGIAFYILFVNPIM
- the greA gene encoding transcription elongation factor GreA, which codes for MKKTYQITSEGRQELEAELEELKGRRGAIADKIAEARDYGDLSENAEYDAAREEQGLVESRIAEIEDILLNAELIKSSKSSHVSLGSKVELKTGKKTVVYNVVGPVEADPLEGKISNESPIGEALMGKKVGDSVTITTPKGEISYEIVSIH